One Setaria viridis chromosome 3, Setaria_viridis_v4.0, whole genome shotgun sequence DNA window includes the following coding sequences:
- the LOC117846936 gene encoding uncharacterized protein, protein MKREGWQQGTVRINRSKLLRVAAAANCEETAVGAMAHGKAPVKPTNASKTTGKCRRPRSASCHYHPVSKARDKTKGAHKLHACDVALNHRLVSWRVVDGGSAGSSGIPDYKGTSASSLLAYLAGSGSSWHEDDEDGGSLETAPLVNGGLPDLYDIIVGRRADVTMLGRQEADLARATDIAVGDTDAIEEQEQDSDDVKEDGDEEDMGFCMVGITIAVEFSDGEEDWIVVDEI, encoded by the coding sequence ATGAAGAGGGAAGGATGGCAGCAGGGCACCGTCAGGATCAACCGCAGCAAGCTACTCAGggtcgccgccgcagccaaCTGCGAGGAGACGGCGGTTGGGGCGATGGCGCATGGGAAGGCGCCGGTCAAGCCGACGAACGCGTCCAAGACCACGGGCAagtgccggcggccgcgcaGCGCGAGCTGCCACTACCACCCGGTTTCCAAGGCCCGAGACAAAACCAAGGGCGCGCACAAGTTGCACGCCTGCGACGTCGCGCTCAACCACCGCCTCGTGTCCTGGCGCGTCGTCGACGGTGGTAGCGCGGGGAGCTCGGGGATCCCAGACTACAAGGGTACCTCGGCATCATCCTTGCTGGCCTACCtggccggcagcggcagcagctggCACGAGGACGACGAAGACGGTGGCTCTCTTGAAACTGCCCCGCTGGTCAACGGTGGGCTCCCTGACCTGTACGATATCATCGTCGGCCGTCGCGCCGACGTCACCATGCTAGGCAGGCAAGAAGCGGATCTGGCGCGTGCCACTGACATTGCAGTAGGAGATACCGACGCAATTGAAGAGCAGGAGCAGGATAGCGATGATGTCAAGGAAGATggggatgaagaagacatgggGTTCTGCATGGTTGGCATCACGATCGCAGTGGAGTTCTCCGACGGAGAGGAGGATTGGATCGTGGTGGACGAGATCTGA
- the LOC117850536 gene encoding L10-interacting MYB domain-containing protein, translating to MPEIDWNSENTRVLCVLLAEQVEKGNRPNTHLNALGYAEVENGFKERTGIVATKGQIKNKRDKLKEDFKAWKKLMLRQTGTGWDPIRKTIAMDDEWWKKARAEIPGCGKFKKKGLENEDELAKCFADITTIGIDHWSPHVVNVEATENVDVTQDEATNFEPEGDDFIPETQEEDIGISPSPASGKRLARPVDRSGKKAKSGNAFLIQEAVTSMASSANEYISMRHGKYSIEEVMEVVIACGAGYDSNEHYMASELFVKKEQREMFMTLPTNEIRFNWLRRKYNDKYEK from the exons ATGCCAGAAATTGATTGGAATTCGGAGAACACTCGAGTGTTGTGTGTGTTGTTGGCCGAACAAGTtgaaaaaggaaatcggccaaacacacacttgaatgcacttggttatgctgaggttgagaatgggttcaaggaaaggactggaattgtggctaccaagggtcagatcaagaacaaacgggacaagttgaaggaagatttcaaagcatggaagaaactaatgctaaggcaaacagggactggttgggatcctataaggaagactattgctatggatgatgaatggtggaaaaaagctagagct GAGATTCCAGGTTGTGGcaagttcaaaaagaagggccttgagaatgaagatgaattagccaagtgttttgctgacattactactattggtattgatcattggtctcctcatgttgtgaatgttgaagcaaCCGAAAATGTTGATGTGACACAAGATGAGGCAACCAATTTTGAGCCAGAAGGTGATGATTTCATTCCTGAAACACAAGAGGAGGATATTGGTATTTCTCCTTCACCTGCGAGTGGCAAGAGACTGGCAAGGCCTGTTGACAGGAGTGGTAAAAAAGCGAAGTCTGGAAATGCATTCCTAATTCAAGAAGCAGtaacaagtatggcaagttCAGCCAATGAATATATTTCGATGAGACATGGAAAATATTCTATTGAGGAAGTGATGGAGGTTGTGATTGCTTGTGGGGCCGGCTATGATAGCAATGAACATTACATGGCGTCTgaactgtttgtgaagaaggagcaaagggagatgttcatgaccttgcctactaatgagattaggttcaattggcttaggaggaagtacaatgataaatatgaaaaatag